One Deinococcus radiopugnans ATCC 19172 genomic window, GCCCTTATGGGCCTCCTCGCCGATGGACAGCAGGCCCACGGTGGGGTTTTCCTGGTCCTCAAGCACCTTCAGGTACACGGTGGCCAGCCTGGCCCACTGCGCGAAGTAACTGGCCTTGACGTCCGCGTTGGCCCCGGCGTCCAGCAGCGTGGTCATGCCGCCGCGCGCGGGCAGATGGGTCAGGATGGCCGGGCGCTCGACGCCCTTGATGCGCCCGAAAGTGAGCAGCGCCGAGGCCATGGTCGCGCCGCTGTGACCCATGCTGACGGCGGCGGCGGCATGACCCTCCCGGACCAGCCGGGTGCAGACGTTGATGCTGGCGCCGGTGCGGCTGCGCACGTCGCTGGCGTGCTCGTCCATGCCGATCACGTCGGGGGCGTCCACGATCTCGATGGGCAGAGCCGCGCTGCCCTGGAACTTGCCCAGCTCGGCGTGCAGGGCGACGCGCTCTCCCACCAGCAGGACGTGGACTCCGGCCCGCGCCGCCAGCACCGCGCCTTCGACGTTCGGCGCCGCACCGTGGTCCCCGCCCGCCGCGTCCAGCGCGATGGGCAGGCTGGCCGCCGAAGTCCCGGCCTCAGCGCTCATCGTTGTCGGCCAGCGCGGCGGTCAGGTAGAAGGGCCGGGTTTCCGCCGTCCGGGCCTCCGGGCCGCGCTGCTCACTGCCCCGCTGTTCACTGGGCAAGCGGTAGCCGGGACGCTCGATCTGGCCGCGCAGGTCACCCAGATCCACGTACAGGTCAGCGGCGTTGCGCAGTTCGTAACTGGTCATCTCGGGAATGCTGGCGACGATCACCCGCTTGCCGCGCGCCCGCAGGACTTCCACTGGGCGCTCGAAATCGCCGTCGCCGGTCAGCAGCACGGCGGTGTCGTACAGCCCGGTGGTGGTCAGCAGGTCCGTGACGATCTCGATGTCCAGGCTGGCGCGGCGCGACGGGTCGCCGTGCTCGTCGGTGCTCTCGCGCAGGGGGCGGGTCCGGACGGTGTAGCCCATGTAGGTCAGCGCGTCGGTGAAGCGGCGCTGCTTGTCGTCGATGGGCAGGGGCACGGCGGTGTAATAAAACGCGTTGTAGAGGACGCCCTGCGCGGCGAAGTGGTCCAGAATCTTGCGGTGATCGAAGTTCCAGCCCAGCCGTTTGGCCGCCGCGTAGACATTGGCCCCATCAATAAAAAGTGCAATTCGTGGTGTCTGTTCCATACTCGTTTCTCCCGATCGCGTGCTTCAATCTGCTGCATTGTGCGGCCCGGCACGGTTGCCACGGCATCGCGGCAGCATAGCGGACCCGTGCAGTCCACTCAATTGGCAGGGCTTTTTCCTCGGCAGGACCTTCAAGGCTGGCGTGGAATCCGGGGAA contains:
- the plsX gene encoding phosphate acyltransferase PlsX, which translates into the protein MSAEAGTSAASLPIALDAAGGDHGAAPNVEGAVLAARAGVHVLLVGERVALHAELGKFQGSAALPIEIVDAPDVIGMDEHASDVRSRTGASINVCTRLVREGHAAAAVSMGHSGATMASALLTFGRIKGVERPAILTHLPARGGMTTLLDAGANADVKASYFAQWARLATVYLKVLEDQENPTVGLLSIGEEAHKGSALVLEAHALLRELHGRGINFHGNVEGRDVFLGTTDIVVTDGFTGNVVLKLAEGEAKVMFGWIRDALNSGLKSKVGGLLVRGSLRSLAERMDPSTYGASILIGVRGLAFIGHGSADATAVKNALLRAARAHEGRLLPRLEAAFGAQAASTAPVDEVKGTEQKET
- a CDS encoding NYN domain-containing protein, with translation MEQTPRIALFIDGANVYAAAKRLGWNFDHRKILDHFAAQGVLYNAFYYTAVPLPIDDKQRRFTDALTYMGYTVRTRPLRESTDEHGDPSRRASLDIEIVTDLLTTTGLYDTAVLLTGDGDFERPVEVLRARGKRVIVASIPEMTSYELRNAADLYVDLGDLRGQIERPGYRLPSEQRGSEQRGPEARTAETRPFYLTAALADNDER